aaaaataatattttatatttttgtaaaaaaaattgtaaaaatataaaaataaattaaaattgtacgtttataaaaaatgtaaatttttttgttatttttgagtATTTATGTAATAAtcccaatttattaattatttcataaatacacaaaacaataaaaaaaatacaaaaatacagtttcacgaaattttaaatatttttatgatttttttaattttatttacagaaaatacggtcttctTATAttatactcttgttaatttgttgttaattttttgtaatgtgtatattattttttgttgttgttttgatgttattttcatgtaatttttttgttgttttcgtgttgtttttatgaaaaaataaaatatatataaaaaaaaattcttaaacaaaaaaatataatttttttacaaaaaaaaaaaaaatagtgtttgtaattattttttttttttaaaaaaaaaaatactgaagGTAGGctatattattacttttttttttaagtattattattattattatttttttttattttacgaatGATAAATTATTGCCAACCACATTCGCTAAggacaatattatttatgaattaataACTTCAAATACCTACCACAATAATAATGACAaaatacttttcaattttcatacGACAAATGCTATTAATTTTGTGTGTctgataaataattaaatttaaattataaataaatatttaattttttatattaataatacttaagttatatttttgaaacttcTATAAGTACCTACCCATTAAATGTCAAGTTATTATTCACGtctcattttcttattggtagattcaaattaatttttaaattaaaaataaaagttaaataaCTTGGACCAATGAAAAATTGTCACGTGTCAATTTACTTGACACTTAACAATAAAATACTTACATAAgttctaaaattataacttaagtattattaattaccgccaaaaattaaacttaaatatttatttgtaacCGGGgtgttaaacttaagtatttatgataCAAATTACTCATTTTGTTTTCACATAACATAAGATTTTTGCCCTTTAAATTTGCCGTTAAGTATTCTTCCAAACTATTGAGGTTATTAGATTCAAGGAACTCTGtcaaatttcattttattttactaaCATGATAATTTTCCAAGTGCTAAATAGTGCTCTCTTAATTTTGAAATCTATCAAATCGTACCtctaaactttgacatataccaaattgtAATATTCCATCTTTAAGCCTCCATTGTGTACTCGCACGTTTCTTGAAAAACTTcacaggaggtcacccatcttgaaATTATCCCAAatcaagcacgcttaattgtGGAATTTTTCCGTGATGagctaccaaaaaacaagatgcaccttattGATATTGGCAGTACCAATCAATCAATTGAAGCTCTCTTCAGCTGTCTAGTCCCaaacctacacagtctcagaatcatcacacttaaCCTTCTCTAAGCAATGTGAGATTGGATATCTTACTTggtatttttcttgttacaaGTCTCCATTGAGCCTTTACATCCACAGAATGATCTCTTATCAACGAATAAGACCAACACGACTGTTTTCAGcatactttgtcctcactcgcacgctttcGAGAAAACTTTCGAGGAGGTCACCTATCCTGAAATTACCCCAAGAAATACACCTTGTTAATAtatgtagtaccaatcaatctacTTAAGTCCTCTTCAACTGTATAATCTCATACCCAAGGACGGAGGCACTTAAGCCATTGTGTAGGCTTAAGCCCTCActcaattttataatatataaaaaaaatttatgttatatatatgcatttaaatttttgtttattataaATGTGTATTAAGCCCTCACTCAATTTGTTCCTAcccaattttaaaagtagtactactaaaatttaacaccaaattcaaaaaacaaaaaaaaaaacaatcaacacttttttttttctaagcacCTATGTAACACTCTATTTAACAtgcttttttatttcatttaatttttattcaagcccttgaaaaaaaaaatatttaagaccTCACTGAACCGAATTTCTAACTCCGTCACTGCTCATACCTattacctacacagtcttaaaatcatcacacttgaccttccccaagtaATGTAAAATTTCACAGCTTacctaatattttttcttaCGGATCACAAAATTACTGACTGCCACACAAATAATGACTCTTTAAAATTTCATTCACACCAAGCTTCTATTATTTGTTACATGTCGTTTGTGGAGAGCAAAAATGTTAGctttaaaaaaagtttaataaacaatgaattttcaaaaatcataaaattaggTGAACAAAATAGGTGTAAGCAAATTGGAATTTTTcacattttaaatattaaacaaatATAACATAACGTGTCCAtaaatataacaacaacaattcaTTCTTCTTCAAAGTCAATCTCTTTCTTTACCCAAACTCAAAACACCATCAATGGCCTCCACCCTTACTCaaatctctctcttcttcctactTTCAACCCTTTTCTCACAACCCCATTTCTCATCATCCCTCAGACTCCTCAGACTAAACTCCGACGACCCTCAATTCACTCCCACCCAATCAATCTCAGACGTCCACGACCTTCTCCCCAAATTCGGTCTCCCAAAGGGTCTTCTTCCCAACAATGTCAAATCTTACTCTCTTTCAGAAGACGGTAGCTTCAAGGTCGAGCTCCAAAGCCCTTGCTATGTCTACTTCGATCGACTTGTGTATTACGATAGGAAGATTACTGGGAAATTGAGTTATGGGTCTGTCTCTGATGTGACAGGAATTCAAGCCAAGAAGCTCTTTTTTTGGGTTTCTGTTACTAAGATTCATACTGATAAGGGTTCTGATAGTATTAGTTTTTATGTTGGGGCTTTGTCTGAGGATCTTCCTGCTTCGAAATTTGAAGAAATTCCTGGATGTAGGAGTAATGGTTGTAAATTGACTAATCCACAATCCATTTGAGCCTTTCAGGTATATTCATtcacttattattttatgattatttgaAGATTGTTTGTCTAGAAAGTTTTGTAATTTGATTGTAATGATGGGATTGTTTTGTTTGGCATGTTCATATTTTTGTGTTTGATATTGATGGTGGATTGGTGGGTTTATTTTGATTTTCTCTAACTTGATTTCTTTTGATGATGATTTCAAGATTATTTTTCTACAAAGTTTGGTAATTTTACTGTAATGATGGGATTGTTCTGTTTAGTTTGTTCATATTTTGATGTACATACACAGATATAGTATCTATATATTGACACATTCTGTGTTTGATATTGATTGTGGCCTTATTTGGTTTCAAAATTGCTTTCCTTTGATGATTTCAAGATTATTTGTCTACCAAGTTTAGTAATTTGACAGTAATGATGGGATTTTTTTTGGGCATCTTGATAGGCCATTAGAGATAGTAGATCATCAAAGATTGTATGAGTATATTAATGACCGACAATGAATTGAATTTCTTATTAGAATTAaggctaattatgatttttgtccCTTGAATTTTTAAGGTGTCACATTATTAAGATAGTTAGTCAATTCATTATCTGTCATTATTATACTCATACAATCTTTGATGATCTACTATCTCTAATGGCCTATCAAGATGGAACTTTCatcaatgttagacttttttactaaaattggacaaaagtccttaaatccaacaatctcaatagtttatggacatttttaacgacctttaaagttcaggaggcatgatttggtacatgtcaaagtttaggaggtaaaaatcctaattaacctaGAATTAATGATATAAACACTAAACAGTTTTACTAAGTTGAAAGCAAGATTATGTTGTTAAAATTAACTAATGATCTTTACAGAACTCTCTATCTTAGTAccttattttaagttgaatgtTTTGTTTCTTCTGCAGGGAATAGTTGTTCAGTTCAATCAATGGTGTTGGCAAACTGAAGTGTAtaagtacatatttatatacttttGTTAGTCTTAGTTTGGTACTAAATGAGCTCTGTTATGCTAAGTTCACAATGTGCATTATGTTTCAATTTGAAACTGTGATTCCATTTGTGTctataaattatatgttatgTGTTCTTTATAATAAGCAACTATTAAGGCATTATTAGTTTAAGATCAAAAGTTATAGTTTTTGTTGAATTGACTTGAGAATTGGATAAGATTTTCTTAATGTTCATAGGAAAATATTCTCATTATTAGAGACAAACAAAATTGTTGAAAAGCAGAAACACCCAATAAATAGTCTAACCAAATTGGTAgatcaaagaagaagaagattgtaaCCAAAATGAACAATGTAAATTGACACAATTATTGGATTTTTAACTTTCAGGCATGATCAGAACCAAATCAAAAAGTTGGAGAAT
This Cannabis sativa cultivar Pink pepper isolate KNU-18-1 chromosome 6, ASM2916894v1, whole genome shotgun sequence DNA region includes the following protein-coding sequences:
- the LOC115695903 gene encoding uncharacterized protein LOC115695903, whose protein sequence is MASTLTQISLFFLLSTLFSQPHFSSSLRLLRLNSDDPQFTPTQSISDVHDLLPKFGLPKGLLPNNVKSYSLSEDGSFKVELQSPCYVYFDRLVYYDRKITGKLSYGSVSDVTGIQAKKLFFWVSVTKIHTDKGSDSISFYVGALSEDLPASKFEEIPGCRSNGCKLTNPQSI